In the Podospora pseudocomata strain CBS 415.72m chromosome 5, whole genome shotgun sequence genome, one interval contains:
- a CDS encoding hypothetical protein (COG:U; EggNog:ENOG503NUAW), with amino-acid sequence MASNSLGKPATDGLTAESQAPTVAPSSKSISDDEKVSNSGDRTDIDAGSSTDATEKVSKQPEITTSAADNEKTDNILTKHPTTVSQAGSKKLEPSKTREDGEEYPTGIKLAAIVTALCLSVFLMALDNSIIATAIPKITDQFQSLPDVGWYASAYLLTTAAFQLLFGRFYTFFSIKWVYLIAIFIFEVGSLICAVANNSVTLIIGRAIAGVGAAGIFSGALTILAYSVPLAKRPIYTGAIGSMYGLASISGPLMGGAFTDHVTWRWCFYINLPIGAVTIAVIMFIFPDPKREIKNNDTLAQRVMRFDPFGTAVFMPAIICLLLALQWGGTQYAWNSWRVILLFVLFGVLIIIFVGVQIYQGDLATVPPRIVKKRSVWSSGFFIMMIGGAFLGAAYYYPIWFQSVKDATAVGSGIMNLPMLISLVLVSVIAGAAVTIWGQYVPFMIACSILSSIGFGLTTTFTPDVGAGAWIGYQIIIGAGIGIGFQQPLMAVQTVLSIEDVPTGASLIIFLQTLGAALFVAVSQNVFTNKLVENVAKYVPDMPDPMTILHVGATSVENVVRPEDLGAVTWAFNDALTQTFTVFTALSAISILGAVFVEWNSVKGKPVEMGMA; translated from the exons ATGGCTAGTAATTCGCTGGGCAAGCCAGCGACGGACGGGCTGACAGCCGAGTCGCAAGCACCGACCGTCGCCCCAAGTTCCAAGAGCATATCAGACGACGAGAAGGTTTCCAACTCTGGGGACAGGACAGACATTGACGCCGGCTCTTCAACCGATGCGACGGAAAAGGTCTCCAAGCAACCAGAAATCACCACATCAGCAGCTGACAATGAGAAGACGGACAACATTCTTACCAAgcaccccaccaccgtctcccaAGCTGGcagcaagaagctcgagccCTCCAAGACAAGAGAAGATGGCGAAGAGTACCCAACAGGTATCAAGCTCGCCGCCATTGTCACTGCCCTGTGCCTGAGCGTCTTTCTCATGGCACTTGACAACTCGATCATTGCGACTGCTATTCCCAAAATTACGGATCAATTCCAGAGTTTGCCAGACGTGGGTTGGTATGCCAGTG cctacctcctcaccaccgccgcttTCCAACTCCTCTTTGGCCGTTTCTACACCTTTTTTTCCATCAAATGGGTTTACCTCATCGCCATTTTCATCTTTGAGGTCGGCTCCCTTATCTGCGCCGTCGCGAACAATAGTGTTACCCTCATCATCGGGCGCGCCATCGCCGGTGTCGGTGCGGCGGGTATCTTCTCTGGTGCCCTCACCATCCTGGCTTACTCCGTCCCCCTGGCCAAACGCCCTATCTACACCGGCGCCATTGGCAGCATGTACGGTCTCGCCTCCATTTCTGGCCCTCTAATGGGCGGCGCCTTCACTGATCACGTCACCTGGCGCTGGTGCTTTTACATCAACCTGCCCATCGGTGCTGTTACCATCGCGGTGATCATGTTCATCTTCCCCGATCCAAAGAGGGAGATCAAGAACAATGACACGCTCGCGCAGAGAGTCATGCGGTTCGATCCGTTTGGCACGGCGGTGTTTATGCCGGCGATTATCTGCTTGTTGCTTGCGCTGCAGTGGGGAGGGACACAGTACGCCTGGAACAGCTGGAGGGTTATCCTGCTGTTTGTGCTGTTTGGGGTGTTGATTATCATTTTTGTCGGAGTGCAGATTTACCAGGGGGATTTGGCGACTGTCCCCCCGAGGATTGTCAAGAAGAGGAGTGTCTGGAGTTCGGGGTTTTTCATCATGATGATTGGAGGGGCTTTCTTGGGAGCGGCGTATTATTATCCGATCTGGTTCCAGTCGGTCAAGGATGCCACGGCGGTTGGGTCGGGGATTATGAACTTGCCCATGTTGATttcgttggtgttggttagTGTTATTGCtggggcggcggtgacgatTTGGGGGCAGTATGTGCCTTTTATGATTGCGTGCTCGATCTTGTCGAGtattgggtttgggttgacgacgacgtTCACGCCGGATGTGGGAGCGGGGGCTTGGATTGGGTATCAGATTATTATCGGGGcggggattgggattgggtTTCAGCAGCCGTTGATGGCTGTGCAGACGGTGTTGAGTATTGAGGATGTGCCGACGGGGGCGAGCTTGATCATTTTCTTGCAGACACTCGGGGCGGCGTTGTTTGTGGCGGTGTCGCAGAATGTGTTTACGAATAAGCTGGTGGAGAATGTTGCCAAGTATGTGCCTGATATGCCGGATCCGATGACGATTCTGCATGTTGGGGCTACGAGCGTGGAGAATGTGGTTCGGCCGGAGGATTTGGGGGCTGTTACTTGGGCTTTTAATGATGCGCTGACGCAGACCTTTACGGTGTTCACTGCTTTGTCGGCGATTAGCATTCTTGGAGCAGTATTTGTAGAGTGGAACAGCGTTAAGGGGAAGCCGGTTGAGATGGGGATGGCTTAA
- a CDS encoding hypothetical protein (EggNog:ENOG503P6E0): MADPLSITASIVGIVAAASKVLSLLGDITDAPRSIADLLNEVYDLRLIFCNLQSFIDRTRRFDPSRLALIQLGDLVAILTRTVITFSELESIVRPLCDREKLSTWQLVSWRWQQTAALRILTQLQRHKTSLSLMLQIYQWHVTCPLWSRALLTAVSISVTDLEARQKAGALRDHLEQELDDNQGLADRLAGMELSPELEEMSTAVFDMNDTSSALQTPGDRQDPTTADLELAKTGVINTDLPLNTPPDQASTNKSEDDDGMTDSEFQLSRAFEVVLFRTWPDSPYAGGVFIFSLRFPIDYPLRAPAVRFLTRIYHPNITMAGDINPPVTGIPWVPATTLSIIVDTLHQLLQEPRIDFPLNEEIARVYETDRQSYLATARQWTKRYAI, from the exons ATGGCAGACCCTCTTAGCATTACAGCATCGATTGTCGGCATAGTTGCTGCCGCATCCAAAGTGTTGAGCCTCCTTGGTGATATAACCGATGCGCCAAGATCCATCGCCGACCTGCTGAATGAAGTGTACGATCTCCGGCTCATCTTCTGCAATCTTCAATCATTCATTGACCGAACGCGACGATTCGACCCAAGCCGACTAGCCCTTATACAGCTTGGCGACCTCGTCGCTATTCTCACCCGTACAGTCATAACCTTCTCTGAACTCGAATCTATTGTGCGGCCGCTTTGTGACCGAGAGAAGCTGTCAACATGGCAACTTgtgagctggagatggcagCAAACTGCAGCCCTGCGAATTTTGACTCAGCTTCAGCGACACAAGACATCACTCTCCCTGATGCTCCAGATATACCAATGGCATGTGACCTGCCCTCTATGGTCAAGAGCTCTGCTGACAGCCGTCTCCATTAGTGTGACTGACCTTGAGGCACGCCAGAAAGCCGGTGCACTCCGTGATCATCTTGAACAGGAACTGGATGATAACCAGGGCTTAGCTGACAGATTGGCTGGCATGGAATTGTCACCAGAGCTCGAGGAGATGAGCACGGCGGTTTTCGACATGAATGATACATCAAGTGCTCTTCAAACTCCCGGAGACAGACAGGACCCGACTACTGCCGATcttgagctggccaagactGGTGTAATTAACACCGACCTCCCACTAAACACACCTCCAGATCAGGCATCGACCAATAAAAgcgaagatgacgatggcaTGACAGACTCCGAGTTCCAGCTATCAAGAGCCTTCGAAGTTGTTCTGTTCCGAACCTGG CCCGACAGTCCCTACGCTGGGGGTGTGTTCATCTTCAGCCTGCGCTTCCCGATCGATTACCCTTTGAGGGCACCAGCAGTCAGGTTTCTAACGCGGATTTACCACCCGAACATCACAATGGCTGGAGATATCAACCCTCCTGTTACGGGCATACCATGGGTCCCAGCCACTACTTTGTCCATTA TTGTCGATACGCTGCATCAATTACTCCAAGAACCGCGGATTGATTTCCCGCTGAACGAGGAGATTGCCAGGGTCTATGAGACAGATCGACAAAGCTATTTAGCTACAGCTCGGCAATGGACCAAGAGATATGCTA TTTGA
- the SWR1 gene encoding swr1 complex component (EggNog:ENOG503NVPE; COG:K; COG:L), translated as MTEIASPSPTHALPPATNGDNNGHHHHDEPSCTTHPEPVDLDLEPPETKDSSSEISEFEDDEQVLAKLDQIKRNAINQAPKSNGIDHAHDTPSTDDGPPAKRRRVRDATPNNTIRKPKVESPPWKKVEAEGPTRLIAEDGRRKSGRINLVNLEQDKRTPRGNNQASPPRRGRWQANGSASANSSTPASGGASKRPIPSSKHAASKASMSKPPPRKSMTQEVRSSARSRRRSTSPRRPTTPTRQSLGTRRSTRRLKDNADDDDSTSPAAIRFTPRIKLRHPPLTELPLVHRDQANLRPKLGPSFEEYVVRAANIPVEEGGLLITAEDGPRYTDKLVQEDASIILRVEKEVEPGGLLAEERCSVFEPEAEEEPPRQWAHLDHLTRAMSNFRKLMLNEQQRHRATAKRIALACEAEWRRRNPQPKTAEEIEFEEREKSKARWRQVGKAIVGTWENVRVEVNRRRLVEWEAEEQRRVKAALNQAVNLSEQKLQARQTQYDAEEMSGEDDDDGEDMDSDMDDEEDISDVSESDKGSEADDESNMSSSEDDDDKESVLSDEGLTQDQLREKYANLPVLESKEVDDSKPDVGTTPADTPHGGPTDMDTTDESVDMDDDLGSSEEEEEDEGSEESDDEPAGLLSLFFKKSELKKLEVEAAPEEPSAEGDGDVEMADVDPSDAPAPTEERDSVMPDLKESASEPISTAAEAGEPMSGGLAEVLVENPQSATATATAEHPPPQVDVSATKSTASVSPIPPPADVQPVNKVRTFASQATRVKAEHDVDVSMVDAPVVDEALDAQSTAANHHNSPETEPMTNAHSVSRSQSPRTSDDTKPTDAETPVSTSQLNAAKSDSRELTPQQDAPKTEIPFLLRGTLREYQHHGLDWLAALYANNTNGILADEMGLGKTIQTIALLAHLACHHEVWGPHLVIVPTSVMLNWEMEFKKWCPGFKILTYYGNQEERKRKRQGWTNDDVWNVCITSYQMVLQDQQVFRRRRWHYMILDEAHNIKNFKSQRWQTLLGFNTQARLLLTGTPLQNNLTELWSLLYFLAPPENGEGGFVDLREFHNWFSRPESQILESGREQLDDEARAIISKLHKVLRPYLLRRLKADVEKQMPAKYEHVEFCRLSKRQRELYDGFLSRADTRETLSSGNYMSIINCLMQLRKVCNHPDLFVDRPIMTSFRMQRSVAADYEINERIVRKKLLAEKLMSTVSLSFLNMIPTQYEDMSTSHADRIAQLSALRIFPDLRDAQKIRANNAYHNLDPASVKSNIVYLESAARWGRFEELQHCVYLNALRRQQRPIYGKRLVEMLTLDTHRRPYKQRPKLPQKIMSWFEEDLHFLHSAIPTLQQRAESMETTITKFACVTPAVVTGDLNRFLLGEKGIQAFQEADMRLSAPVKYAPYMPKERPVDPWHEARMRLSIQFPDKRLLQYDCGKLQALDKLLRRLHAGGHRALIFTQMTKVLDILEQFLNIHGHKYLRLDGATKVEQRQILTDRFNHDTRITCFILSTRSGGLGINLTGADTVIFYDQDWNPAMDKQCQDRAHRIGQTRDVHIYRLVSEHTIEANILRKASQKQMLDDVVIQEGEFTTDYFNKISVRDVITTSGEICANENDVAANAAMDRVLGGVESTNPRNVGRVLEQAEDKEDVAAARVAEKEIQEDEADFSEQQPSGVSSARNGTPREGTEPPTSATTKPSGLGLFSESADDGEVVEVEEKEVEYNAWGERMQTIDDYMLKFMTAALEGTPLDLPKDKKKSKKKGKDTRKR; from the coding sequence ATGACAGAGATCGCGTCGCCGAGCCCAACACACGCTCTTCCGCCTGCCACTAACGGCGACAAcaatggccaccaccaccatgacgAACCATCATGCACCACCCATCCCGAGCCcgtcgacctcgacctcgaacCCCCAGAGACGAAGGATTCATCCAGCGAAATTAGTGAAttcgaggatgatgaacaGGTCCTGGCCAAGCTCGATCAGATAAAACGAAATGCCATCAACCAGGCTCCGAAAAGCAACGGCATCGACCATGCCCACGACACCCCGTCCACCGATGATGGGCCACCTGCCAAACGTCGACGAGTCCGAGATGCGACCCCAAATAATACCATCAGGAAGCCCAAGGTCGAATCCCCGCCATGGAAGAAGGTTGAGGCCGAAGGGCCAACCAGGTTGATAGCAGAGGATGGCCGTCGCAAATCGGGGCGCATCAACCTCGTGAACTTGGAGCAGGACAAGCGAACGCCACGGGGAAATAATCAAGCCAGTCCTCCGCGAAGAGGGCGTTGGCAAGCTAATGGTTCTGCAAGTGCAAACAGCTCAACCCCCGCTTCGGGAGGCGCATCGAAGCGTCCGATACCCTCCAGCAAACACGCAGCATCCAAGGCTTCCATGTCCAAACCTCCACCCCGGAAATCGATGACCCAGGAAGTCCGATCGAGTGCACGAAGTCGTCGACGATCCACATCCCCAAGGCGACCCACCACGCCTACGAGGCAATCACTTGGCACGCGCCGCTCCACGCGTCGCCTTAAAGATAATGCCGATGACGATGACAGTACCTCCCCAGCCGCTATCAGATTCACCCCCCGTATCAAACTCCGCCACCCACCCCTGACAGAGTTACCTTTGGTCCATCGGGACCAAGCAAATCTACGACCAAAGCTCGGCCCGTCTTTCGAAGAGTACGTCGTGCGAGCAGCCAATATTCctgtggaagagggagggctTTTGATCACCGCCGAAGATGGTCCTCGATACACTGATAAGCTCGTGCAAGAGGATGCCTCCATCATTTTGCGGGTCGAGAAGGAGGTAGAACCAGGCGGGTTGCTGGCAGAGGAGAGATGTTCGGTATTCGAGCCagaagcggaggaggaaccACCACGGCAATGGGCACATCTGGATCACCTTACAAGGGCTATGAGCAACTTTCGTAAGTTGATGCTTAATGAGCAGCAGCGACATCGTGCCACAGCAAAGAGGATAGCCCTTGCATGCGAGGCTGAATGGAGGCGGCGAAATCCGCAACCCAAGACAGCTGAAGAGATTGAGTTTGAGGAGCGAGAGAAGAGCAAGGCACGGTGGAGGCAAGTTGGGAAGGCAATAGTGGGGACATGGGAGAACGTCAGGGTAGAGGTCAACCGTCGACGGCTTGTGGAAtgggaggctgaggagcagcGACGCGTCAAGGCTGCGCTGAACCAAGCAGTCAATTTGTCGGAACAAAAGCTGCAAGCCAGGCAAACACAGTACGATGCTGAGGAAATGTCaggcgaggacgacgatgatggcgaagATATGGACTCGGATATggatgacgaagaggacATCTCTGATGTTTCTGAGTCTGATAAGGGTTCAGaggctgatgatgagagcaacatgtcgtcgtcggaagatgatgatgataaggAATCTGTTCTGTCCGATGAAGGCTTGACGCAAGACCAACTACGTGAGAAATACGCCAACCTACCGGTGCTGGAGTCAAAGGAGGTCGATGATTCGAAACCAGACGTGGGCACAACGCCGGCCGACACTCCACATGGTGGTCCAACTGATATGGACACCACCGATGAATCGGTAGACATGGATGACGACCTTGGCTCaagtgaggaggaagaagaagacgaaggcAGTGAGGAGTCGGATGACGAACCTGCTGGGCTGCTATCCTTGTTCTTCAAAAAGTCTGAGTTGAAGAAACTTGAGGTGGAGGCTGCGCCTGAGGAACCCTCAGCTGAAGGCGATGGAGATGTAGAGATGGCCGACGTTGATCCTTCAGATGCCCCCGCGCCAACGGAGGAAAGGGATTCTGTGATGCCAGATCTGAAAGAGTCAGCATCTGAGCCGATTTCAACAGCTGCTGAAGCAGGCGAACCAATGAGTGGTGGGTTGGCAGAGGTTCTGGTGGAGAATCCACAGTCTGCGACAGCAACTGCCACTGCtgaacatccaccaccacaagtCGACGTGTCCGCCACTAAGTCTACAGCGTCAGTGTCTCCAATACCTCCACCAGCCGATGTACAGCCCGTTAATAAAGTTCGTACCTTCGCCAGCCAAGCCACCAGGGTCAAAGCAGAGCATGATGTCGATGTGTCGATGGTAGACGCACCTGTAGTAGACGAAGCCCTCGATGCCCAGTCCACGGCAGCCAACCATCACAATAGCCCCGAGACGGAGCCAATGACCAATGCCCACAGTGTATCTAGAAGCCAATCGCCAAGGACATCCGACGACACCAAACCAACTGACGCAGAAACGCCCGTATCGACATCACAGCTCAATGCCGCAAAATCTGACAGCAGAGAGCTCACTCCACAGCAAGATGCCCCAAAGACAGAAATACCCTTTCTGCTTCGTGGAACGCTGCGTGAGTATCAACATCACGGGCTGGATTGGCTGGCAGCCCTTTatgccaacaacaccaacggaATTCTCGCCGATGAAATGGGCCTGGGCAAGACCATCCAGACCATCGCGTTGCTGGCGCATCTGGCATGCCATCACGAAGTGTGGGGTCCACATCTCGTCATTGTCCCAACAAGTGTCATGCTCAACTGGGAGATGGAGTTCAAGAAGTGGTGTCCTGGCTTCAAGATTCTCACCTACTATGGTAACCAAGAAGAGCGCAAGAGAAAACGACAGGGGTGGACCAATGATGACGTGTGGAACGTTTGCATCACATCATACCAAATGGTGCTCCAAGACCAACAGGTGTTCCGGCGCAGGCGATGGCATTACATGATTCTCGACGAGGCTCACAACATCAAGAACTTCAAATCTCAGCGGTGGCAAACACTGCTTGGCTTCAACACGCAGGCTCGTTTGCTCCTGACGGGTACCCCTCTGCAAAACAACCTGACAGAGCTCTGGTCACTTCTTTACTTTCTTGCGCCCCCCGAAAATGGTGAGGGAGGCTTCGTTGATCTCAGGGAGTTTCATAATTGGTTCTCTAGGCCAGAATCACAAATCCTTGAGAGCGGACGAGAGCAACTGGATGATGAAGCACGGGCTATCATTTCCAAGCTCCACAAGGTCCTTCGACCatacctcctccgccgtctGAAGGCCGATGTCGAGAAACAGATGCCGGCCAAGTACGAGCATGTCGAGTTCTGTCGTCTTTCCAAACGCCAGAGAGAACTCTACGATGGCTTCTTGTCCCGGGCTGACACCCGTGAGACCTTGTCATCTGGCAACTACATGTCTATCATTAACTGTCTGATGCAACTAAGGAAGGTCTGCAACCATCCGGATCTCTTCGTTGATCGCCCTATCATGACTTCGTTCCGCATGCAACGTTCTGTTGCAGCTGATTACGAGATCAACGAGCGTATTGTCAGGAAGAAGTTgttggccgagaagctgatgAGCACAGTAAGCCTCAGCTTCCTCAACATGATCCCAACACAGTACGAGGACATGTCCACGTCCCATGCCGATCGCATCGCTCAGCTTAGCGCGCTCCGTATCTTTCCCGATCTGAGAGATGCGCAAAAGATTCGGGCCAACAACGCTTACCATAACTTGGATCCAGCGTCTGTCAAGTCAAATATTGTGTATCTTGAGAGCGCCGCCCGGTGGGGTCGGTTTGAAGAGCTTCAGCATTGCGTCTATCTGAACGCCCTCCGTCGTCAACAACGTCCCATTTACGGGAAGCGTCTTGTCGAGATGCTAACGCTCGACACTCATCGTCGACCATACAAGCAGCGACCAAAGCTCCCTCAAAAGATCATGAGCTGGTTTGAAGAGGATCTGCACTTCTTGCACAGTGCAATCCCTACCCTTCAACAACGAGCAGAGTCGATGGAGACGACCATCACCAAGTTTGCATGTGTCACCCCGGCAGTGGTCACTGGTGATTTGAACAGGTTCCTACTTGGGGAAAAGGGCATCCAAGCATTCCAGGAGGCAGATATGAGGCTTTCAGCACCAGTCAAGTATGCTCCCTACATGCCCAAAGAGCGGCCTGTTGATCCTTGGCACGAAGCCCGGATGCGCCTCAGCATCCAGTTCCCCGACAAGCGTCTCCTCCAGTACGACTGCGGCAAGCTCCAAGCGTTGGACAAGCTCCTGCGCAGGTTGCATGCCGGTGGTCACCGTGCACTTATCTTTACCCAGATGACAAAGGTTCTCGACATTCTAGAGCAGTTCCTCAACATTCATGGCCACAAATATCTGCGTCTTGATGGTGCAACAAAGGTTGAACAGCGTCAAATTTTGACGGACCGCTTCAACCACGACACTCGAATCACTTGCTTCATTCTTTCAACCCGTTCCGGCGGTCTTGGTATCAATTTGACGGGTGCCGACACAGTCATCTTCTATGACCAAGACTGGAACCCAGCCATGGACAAACAATGTCAAGATCGAGCTCATCGTATCGGTCAGACCCGCGATGTGCATATTTACCGTCTTGTTAGCGAGCACACCATCGAAGCCAACATCCTCCGCAAAGCCAGCCAGAAGCAAATGCTCGACGACGTTGTCATTCAAGAGGGCGAGTTCACCACGGATTACTTCAACAAGATCTCTGTTCGCGACGTCATCACCACAAGCGGAGAGATTTGTGCCAACGAAAACGACGTTGccgccaacgccgccatGGATAGGGTCCTTGGCGGCGTGGAGAGCACCAACCCGCGCAACGTCGGCCGTGTACTCGAGCAGGCAGAAGACAAGGAGGATGTCGCTGCGGCGAGAGTGGCCGAGAAGGAAATCCAGGAAGATGAGGCTGACTTTtcggagcagcagccttctggGGTGTCGAGTGCAAGGAATGGTACACCGCGTGAAGGGACGGAGCCACCGACATCAGCAACGACGAAGCCGTCTGGTCTTGGGCTGTTTTCTGAGTctgctgatgatggcgaggttgtggaagtggaagaaaaggaggtcGAATACAATgcttggggggagaggatgcaGACTATTGACGATTATATGCTCAAGTTTATGACGGCTGCGCTGGAAGGGACGCCGTTGGATCTGCCAAAGGATAAGAAGAAGAgtaagaagaaggggaaggataCAAGGAAAAGGTAG
- a CDS encoding hypothetical protein (EggNog:ENOG503P42G; COG:C) → MTSEQQHPANHSSHSSNHDEAKPLGESFETQSSSISPHLTLSHCGTPNATMLSSRIVRAAPLRTAALAVRRLPLIQTRTFLPESMVGRAKLDEKYPDSDYPKLTAAEDPEMNGGYINPPRVKRQFRDPHADWWDKQERRNLGEPVHEDNDILGIFSTYEYTWISPGKGLAQIGAFIVVFLGVVFTVKQVYPDRVSYPREFEGGLVRELGGEGAIRARMEGDEDP, encoded by the exons ATGACCTCTGAACAGCAACAtccagccaatcacagcTCTCACAGCTCCAACCACGACGAGGCCAAACCTCTGGGGGAGAGCTTCGAAACTCAATCGTCATCAATCAGCCCTCACCTCACACTATCGCATTGCGGCACCCCCAACGCCACG ATGCTGTCCAGTCGAATTGTGCGGGCAGCGCCCCTCCGGACTGCCGCCCTTGCGGTTCGCCGACTCCCCCTCATTCAGACCCGAACTTTCCTCCCCGAGTCCATGGTCGGCCGCGCCAAGCTTGACGAGAAGTACCCCGACTCCGACTACCCCAAGCTGACTGCGGCTGAGGATCCCGAAATG AACGGCGGTTATATCAACCCTCCCCGTGTCAAGCGCCAATTCCGTGACCCTCACGCCGACTGGTGGGACAAGCAGGAGCGCAGAAACTTGGGCGAGCCGGTTCACGAAGACAACGATATTCTGGGCATATTCTCCACCTACGAGTACACATGGATCAGCCCTGGCAAGGGTTTGGCCCAGATTGGCGCCTTCATTGTGGTCTTCCTCGGCGTTGTCTTCACCGTCAAGCAGGTTTACCCAGACCGTGTCAGCTACCCCAGAGAGTTTGAGGGTGGTTTGGTCAGGGAActgggtggagagggtgctATCCGC GCCAGAATGGAAGGTGATGAGGACCCCTGA
- a CDS encoding hypothetical protein (EggNog:ENOG503P2F1) — MRYDDWDVILFPTGRDAKIPFKEFKVACHAIPDVELSHIHGSAGMSVMMPVMTCFVPSLPAGSSFQISLHCWRNPEISQFTRTYSKHMELVKYEARILLDGRLVASTVLDRKVNGPHLITSTFEFTKTGELERLKFPHFRRELMFQSHWNPADDIGRIKVVISEGFPRDSLSVPIERVKNVVAFSFQHAPLEILEANGIAWPNPSMWRRPSANPSMPVPTYQTNDGAELHSHSPRRKSLLLRNVKSQGFPTPPIPGSVFQPQTTSGYLGSSTFPTPLLPRTSVNTYADPFSSSSAYMDWVNSMSSIVNSGQSSDSNNSFKAFWSSSTMQARKQTSDISMPDYSATMDEVDDMKVPTNTPTALDLDHQYHLPQHRHDASLLPPNLASSLTQSLLNQPIPLPSSEVKSKKETRHHLGMGLGEVDPNTAFRMGTPIPGSGGAACHSARSSSTTSSSEECGDRGGLFGDKGKENAAPSTLPDQTVFSGSSRSTSGGELCYNSGVKRNRTFTPASARAIDDEDEPRRASPHVRVADYASESETLGTSVA; from the exons ATGCGCTACGACGACTGGGATGTCATCCTTTTCCCGACTGGCCGAGACGCCAAAATTCCCTTCAAAGAGTTCAAGGTCGCCTGCCATGCGATTCCCGATGTCGAGTTGTCCCACATTCACGGCTCAGCTGGTATGTCGGTAATGATGCCGGTAATGACCTGCTTTGTCCCGAGTTTGCCGGCCGGGTCCTCGTTCCAGATATCCCTTCACTGCTGGCGCAACCCCGAGATCAGCCAATTCACCCGGACTTACAGCAAGCACATGGAGCTAGTCAAATATGAGGCCCGCATTCTCCTCGACGGACGCTTGGTTGC TTCGACTGTCCTTGACCGCAAAGTCAACGGCCCACATCTTATCACTAGCACATTCG AATTTACCAAAACCGGCGAGCTTGAGCGACTCAAGTTTCCGCATTTCCGTCGCGAACTTATGTTTCAGAGCCACTGGAATCCCGCGGACGACATTGGTCGAATCAAGGTCGTGATCAGCGAAGGCTTCCCTCGGGACTCCCTCTCAGTTCCCATTGAGAGAGTCAAGAACGTCGTGGCATTTTCCTTTCAGCATGCTCCTCTTG AGATTCTCGAGGCCAATGGCATCGCATGGCCCAATCCTTCAATGTGGCGACGTCCTTCCGCGAACCCTTCGATGCCAGTCCCCACATACCAAACCAACGATGGAGCAGAGCTTCACAGCCACTCTCCACGCCGCAAGTCATTGCTTCTTCGCAACGTCAAAAGCCAAGGGTTCCCTACTCCTCCAATACCGGGCAGCGTCTTCCAGCCCCAAACAACGTCAGGATATCTTGGCAGCTCAACATTTCccacccctcttcttccccgtaCTTCTGTCAATACGTATGCGGACCCTTTTAGTTCATCGTCAGCATACATGGACTGGGTAAACTCCATGAGCTCCATCGTCAATAGCGGACAGTCAAGCGATTCAAACAActctttcaaggccttttGGTCGAGCTCTACGATGCAGGCGCGCAAGCAAACAAGTGACATTAGCATGCCGGATTATAGCGCCACCATGGACGAAGTCGATGACATGAAGGTTCCGACCAATACGCCTACAGCCTTGGATCTAGATCATCAATACCATCTGCCTCAGCATCGCCACGATGCGTCGCTGCTGCCCCCGAATCTTGCATCCAGTCTGACACAGTCACTCTTGAACCAACCCATTCCGCTTCCATCGTCAGAggtcaagtccaagaaggAGACCAGACATCACCTGGGAATGGGGCTAGGGGAGGTCGATCCCAACACGGCCTTCCGAATGGGAACACCTATCCCCGGATCAGGGGGTGCGGCCTGCCACTCTGCGCGGTCATCCtccacaacatcatcgaGCGAAGAGTGCGGAGACCGCGGTGGGTTGTTCGGAGACAAGGGAAAGGAAAACGCTGCACCGTCGACGCTACCAGATCAGACGGTTTTCTCTGGTAGTTCGAGAAGCACCTCAGGAGGTGAGCTTTGCTACAACAGCGGTGTCAAGAGGAACAGAACGTTTACGCCTGCGAGTGCGAGGGCcattgatgatgaggatgagccAAGAAGGGCTAGTCCCCATGTCCGGGTTGCCGATTATGCTAGTGAGAGTGAGACTCTCGGGACGTCCGTTGCTTGA